One genomic segment of [Phormidium] sp. ETS-05 includes these proteins:
- a CDS encoding GFA family protein gives MHLIVPPERFTLLQGDDSLIAYTFNTGIAKHLFCKTCGIHSFYRPRSHPDSYDVNVHCLDGDVVSKFEVVDFDGTNWEANIEKIL, from the coding sequence TTGCACCTAATTGTGCCCCCGGAGCGATTTACCTTATTGCAGGGTGATGATTCTCTAATCGCTTACACGTTCAATACCGGGATTGCTAAGCATTTATTCTGTAAAACTTGCGGTATCCATTCGTTTTATCGCCCCCGGAGTCATCCTGACTCCTACGACGTGAATGTACATTGCCTCGATGGGGATGTGGTATCTAAATTTGAGGTAGTGGATTTTGACGGCACTAACTGGGAGGCAAATATCGAGAAAATTCTGTGA
- a CDS encoding Npun_R2479 family HD domain-containing metalloprotein has protein sequence MLTSSLTSRTFVDRLQIGYRETYGNLNSEYPHLISSVANLVLAKIATSDAPYHDVEHTMLVTIAGQEILRGKQLTEGNVSSTDWVHFIIGLLCHDIGYVRGVCSEDCHHQQLYATGINHQTIVLPAGATDASLTPYHVDRSQKFLEEVFGDNPLIDIETIKRQIELTRFPVPPGSKHQDTINYPGLTRAADLIGQLADPQYLQKMENLFREFEETGVNKNLGYRHPQELRAAYPNFFWKVAYPYICDSLCYLGVTPTGQKIIKHLFDNVGIVETELAAAPCRDFPNHLRAEKNHHYESHLNHRPADGIHNQAKENIPLGAPNNYMQMPY, from the coding sequence ATGTTGACTAGCTCTTTAACCAGCCGCACCTTCGTCGATCGCCTGCAAATAGGCTACCGGGAAACCTACGGCAACCTTAACTCCGAATATCCTCATCTCATCAGCAGTGTTGCCAACCTCGTGTTAGCCAAAATTGCTACCAGTGACGCACCCTATCACGATGTGGAACATACGATGTTAGTCACGATCGCCGGTCAGGAAATATTGCGGGGAAAGCAGCTAACGGAAGGTAACGTATCCAGCACCGATTGGGTTCATTTCATCATCGGTCTTTTATGCCATGATATTGGCTATGTCCGAGGGGTATGTAGTGAAGATTGCCACCATCAGCAATTGTATGCTACGGGCATCAACCACCAGACGATCGTCCTGCCAGCCGGAGCCACCGATGCCAGTCTCACCCCCTATCATGTGGACAGAAGCCAAAAATTTCTAGAAGAGGTTTTTGGTGACAACCCCCTCATCGACATAGAAACCATCAAGAGGCAAATTGAGCTGACCCGCTTTCCCGTACCCCCCGGCAGCAAGCATCAAGACACCATCAACTATCCCGGTTTAACCAGAGCAGCCGATCTCATCGGCCAACTGGCAGACCCCCAATACCTACAAAAAATGGAAAATCTTTTCCGAGAGTTTGAGGAAACCGGCGTCAATAAAAATCTCGGCTACCGCCATCCCCAAGAATTACGTGCTGCCTATCCTAACTTTTTTTGGAAAGTCGCCTACCCCTATATCTGCGATAGCTTATGCTATTTAGGAGTCACCCCCACAGGGCAAAAAATTATTAAGCACCTGTTTGATAACGTGGGCATAGTCGAAACCGAGCTAGCAGCCGCACCTTGCCGGGATTTCCCTAATCATTTGAGAGCCGAGAAAAATCATCATTATGAATCTCATCTCAATCATCGCCCTGCAGATGGCATCCATAATCAAGCAAAAGAAAATATCCCTTTAGGAGCGCCAAATAATTATATGCAAATGCCATACTGA